The stretch of DNA TGAAATAAGTTAAATAACAAGAGACTTGCATCCTTTACCTATTTCTTCTAACGATTACATACTTGCTTGCCTGAAAACCGTGCAAATAAACTAATGAGATAAAAATCCCAATACTTAATTTCCAATGCAAcataaacaatattaaaaaatatcttaaatttcaAAAGTTACTGATGTATTAATTCGTGGGTCCCATGAGTATaagtgaattttaaaataaattatagatgTAATATTCATGAAATTTTTAGAAGATATTTCATGTAAAAAtctcatctattttttttagtatccATATTTTTATGtgcaaaatattcataattatatgctatatttttttttccaagttTATTTTgccattttttataatattaattaattgttgtggtagaagttcatctcttaaaatttaaaattttttactttgaaatttaaataatagaTTCAATATTTATAATAGAAAAGTAGAAAGTAGAATATATTTCAGGTAAAAATCtggaatgatttttttttgaaaaatgtatgatgtatttttatattacatttatcttgcttgaattaaaaataactttgaagaATTTTATAATACATTTTACAATAAATGTCTATCCCTCAATTgttaacataaataatatatacataaaaagtCATGTAATTAGAAATTCAACTCATAGTTTTTTAATTGCATATTAATATGCCTCTAGGCAAACAATCgtatatgatatattattaaacttaatttatctttttttatcgataattatttttatataaaattatttaaaaattattaaatagaaaactttaaataaattactCTCCCTcgaaacataacaacaacattATACATTAAATAGCTAAAGAAGAGATTCATAGATTGCATTTCAAATGATCAAAACAATGCATTCATCTCATACTTTTTTCGATAACCTTATGCATCAGATAATAGAaagaatttgtttaaaaatatgtGTGCAACAAACCATAATAACTGTATGAAAAGTATGCAACTAAAGAGTGAAGTTAGTTAGGAGAAATTATGAAAGCAAATGGAACTTTGGTTCCAAAAGAAAAAGATCTGTAATGACGACTATTCTGACAGAACACATCAAAATCCTCACTCCAAAATCTGAGTAACATCTGAGTAGATCTCTCAAAAATTTGAAGGTTTCCATTGGTGAGCAAATTTAGAATCTTATCCCATCCTCCACATTGATGCATCAATTGAGCATGCAAATTGGGTCCATCAATGACTAGATAGTACTCTTCCAATTCAGCAACACTTAAAATGTTTTCTAGTGCCTCCAGACAAAATACCACAACCTCTAGATCAGAACAGGACAAGAGATCACATAGTGCTATAATGCAATCTGAATTCACCAACATCCTATAAATAATAAAGTTAAATAACCATATCACAAGTCACAacaaaaatgcaattttaaGACAGATTGAGACATACTGAATCTGTTCAGTAGTTCCGAGCATACAGGCATTGGATATAGCCCAAGCAGCCTCCTTCTTGATGGGAAATTCAGCCCTTGTAAGACGAACAAGAGGACGAATAAGATCCGCGTCAATTACAGCCTCTAATTGAGTTGTAGTATCAGTTGTGATATTTGAAATTATCCAACATATTTCTGATATCATTGTTGTATCATGACATACTGCTGTAAGAAGTAGGTAAAAACAATGGAGAACTCTATTGTCTATCACAGCCTGAGCCTGTGCCGTGCTACCGCAAACAATATTTCCAATTGTACGAAGAGCTGGCTCAGCATATTCTGCTGATTGATGcctttcaaaaacaaacatattttagATTCCAATTACAATTACATATCAGATCATGCAGAGTAACTAACTTACATCAGTAGTGCCACAAGTCTTGGGATAAAACCTGCTTTGATGATAGCTTCGATCATCTCATCAGAGCCTTCACTAAGGCAAGACAGAGCACAACATGCATCTCTTACAACCTTTTCATCAGGCATCACGATGAGGTCTATAAGGACAGGTAATAAAGGCTTTATCTGAAAACATTAATAGCATGAGGTTAGAGTTGGATCAAGAAGAAACAATAACAATCTGTTTGACAACCTTTTGAAAAGGTGGAGAAGGTTTACGACACAAGTTAGCCAAGGTCCATGGAACAATGGTGAAGACATCTGAAATTTGTGGACTAGACAACAGAGACGCTAATGGTATGAGTCCACCGTGATCAAGAATAAGATCCCTTGCAGCCAAGGAATCCATTGAAATATTACCTAAAACCCATGCTGCCTGTTCAATATATAAGACACTCATCAGACACTCACGATGAGCAAAGTAATTCACGAGAGACTCAGGATAACTTTACCTCATTTTTTATGTGATAAGAACTAGTACAAGATATTAGAATCCGCAATAACATGGGAATGGCACCAAATTCAATTACAACTCTTGTCTGTTCAGACTTTGCCCAAACCATGTAGGCTAAAATCGACGCAGCCTGCCACtgtaatcaataaaataatgtgACAGTGAGGTCAAAATCATCTTCACTTTCCAATTCAAGAATCACTAAAATATACCTGTAATTCAGGTAAATCGTCCCTGGTCAAAAACTCCACAAATTTTGGGACAACACCGGCCAGAATCACCTCATCAAATGGAGGGTCCACGTAGAAtcctaaataaatattatgtcaaaattaattgagtgcgaatatttttctaataataacattaattaataaagaacGTACGagataatatttttctaatctGAGTAGTTCCTTCCACTAGTTCATCAGGGTCATCAGACCATAGTTTATGTGCCACCATAGGAATATCTTCCACCTGTTAAATCTAGTTTCATTATATATCCTTtcttgaaataataataatctagtTTCTGTTGCATGcagtttaaaaaagaaaaaagaaaaagaacgtACAAGTGTTTTGATTTCTTGACAAGTATCGTTGTAACAACCCTCCCTTCGTTTCTTGAAGATATATTCATGCCGTTTCTGCTTCCTTAACTGGAGATAATCCTCCTTTCTCTGCCGCCGACCTATTTCCAACAGATTATAACAAATTTTGTACCATTTCCTCCTCCACCATATTGCAGCCATttctttaatctttttttttttgctctttctttttctttgctCTCACAAACACGTACACTTCATGCAATGTACGATAGTATAACAACATAACGATACTCTCTCGCCATTTCCTCTTTCAACAAAAACTACTCAAAGAGGAAAATGGTAAacgttgtttttttttgttacttttttgAAACACTTATTAACTTTGTTCTATTTATCAAACTGCCAATTCTAGTGACGACGCATTtgctttgttttattttatattcaaaattacttataaatgagattttatcaagaaagttgtaaaatatatttatccttaaaattgaataaacttaTAGTATACCGATTCATTAAGATTGATAtgcaattataatttataagctcAACACCATTAAATGTACGTGAAGACGTGAATTATTAGATGATTACTAATAGTATTTATATTCCTTACTTATAGTCGATTTGATTTGTCAGAATAAGATAAATAAGACGATAAATTATCGCATCTTGTCTCAATTTTTGttaatagttaatttaaaaaaaaaaaaaagtgcaatTCTATTACAAAGGTACttttgtcattaaaaaaaattaaaaatcaatttaaaaattataaaaacataaaaataaatctaaattacaaattatttaataaattaaatatattttttccacaatgataattttatcagttaaatataatatttgactcaacttaaatatataatagacgttattaaataaacacataataaaataatattttagttgtaTAATTTATTACAAAATACACCGAATATATTAGGATAAAATTTTTTCATACCAGCttcatatcatttttttatcaaattattgtcACCTATCCATCTATATTTTATGTTGATTTTGATCATGAAACAAACCCTTAAAGGGTAAGACTTTAATTGCTGAGTAATCATGTAAGAGATCCACTTAAacaaatttgacaattttatatttttaagtatgAGTTTGTTTATGGTGCACCATCTACTTTGGCGATGCACATTAGAATGCATCAATCACATCAAGACCAGACCGGCAAAGGCAATCCATCCAACAAATAGATCTTTAtcttgaaagaaaaaagttGACTTACTCGTATGCCTGTCCCAAATTTTCCGAAGAGCTGTCCCTTAAGGCTCCATAACCAACCAGCTTGTCAAATTACTCTGCCTAATTCTTAACATGAAGAAGATAAATCTCTAGTTTAAAAAAACACAaggtagttttttttatttgaattctaCCATAGTTTTGAAAGTGTGGCATAGTTACTGAGAAAATTTGATCATGACTACAAAGAGTCCGAAATATTCATCTGTAAAAGAACTCAACAAAATCCTTTAATTAGCTCATGTACACAAGATTTATGGCTTGTGTGTACTCTAAAACTTCatgttacaaaataaaatattctataagTCTATGTACATGTGTTGATGGAGGAAATCAAATTCAacctaataataattataggaGCAAAGAACCATAACCACATAACAAATTGACTTTCACACAAAGAAATGTGTGAGTATGACCGCTGGTACATATTCCTCTAGAAGATCAAGTTTTTCTATAGCATCACATAAAAGCTTTTTCTTTTTAGTAGAAATAGGAATGGAGAAAATCAATGCATATGAGTGAACATGGAATCTTTTTCTTTGTTATGGAAAAGCTTGTTCACTGTCatcaaaaagactaaaaatacaTCCGACTAGAAATTAATTTCGTGCATCATTTTATGACATCCATTCTCCTCTCCTCTTTTTCGTTTTTGTTTATGAATACAACACAAAGTtacattgtttattttattcacTAACATTTTCTTTCTCAAAGTCCGTTTATTTATATAACATTCCTCAATTAATTTAACCTACCTTATATAAGTGTAGATCACACATTACGTAAATTGAGTTAATATAAGTAAATTTCACAACAATGTATAcattaattaactaaattaatgtaatttatgtgtacttatttaatataaagagttagacattttataaaacaaagacGGAAAATATGGAAGTAAAAGATTTCACTATTACAACTCA from Cicer arietinum cultivar CDC Frontier isolate Library 1 chromosome 3, Cicar.CDCFrontier_v2.0, whole genome shotgun sequence encodes:
- the LOC101507268 gene encoding importin subunit alpha-4-like, whose product is MAAIWWRRKWYKICYNLLEIGRRQRKEDYLQLRKQKRHEYIFKKRREGCYNDTCQEIKTLVEDIPMVAHKLWSDDPDELVEGTTQIRKILSRFYVDPPFDEVILAGVVPKFVEFLTRDDLPELQWQAASILAYMVWAKSEQTRVVIEFGAIPMLLRILISCTSSYHIKNEAAWVLGNISMDSLAARDLILDHGGLIPLASLLSSPQISDVFTIVPWTLANLCRKPSPPFQKIKPLLPVLIDLIVMPDEKVVRDACCALSCLSEGSDEMIEAIIKAGFIPRLVALLMHQSAEYAEPALRTIGNIVCGSTAQAQAVIDNRVLHCFYLLLTAVCHDTTMISEICWIISNITTDTTTQLEAVIDADLIRPLVRLTRAEFPIKKEAAWAISNACMLGTTEQIQMLVNSDCIIALCDLLSCSDLEVVVFCLEALENILSVAELEEYYLVIDGPNLHAQLMHQCGGWDKILNLLTNGNLQIFERSTQMLLRFWSEDFDVFCQNSRHYRSFSFGTKVPFAFIISPN